From a single Mycosarcoma maydis chromosome 2, whole genome shotgun sequence genomic region:
- a CDS encoding calcineurin catalytic subunit, with product MTTPAQVDRQQRLVKAIGQITNKPAPPEIDFTIHTTDDGAQVSTQERVIKDVQAPAFQKPTDEQFFSAKDPSKPDIAFLKNHFYREGRLTDDQARFILTRATEILRQEPNLLEVDAPITVCGDIHGQYYDLMKLFEVGGNPADTRYLFLGDYVDRGYFSIECVLYLWALKIWYPDTLFLLRGNHECRHLTDYFTFKLECKHKYSEEIYDLCMESFCTLPLAAVMNKQFLCIHGGLSPELQTLDDLRSIDRFREPPTHGLMCDILWADPLEDFGSEKTNESFIHNHVRGCSYFFTYNAACQFLERNQLLSIIRAHEAQDAGYRMYRKTKTTGFPSVMTIFSAPNYLDVYNNKAAVLKYENNVMNIRQFNCTPHPYWLPNFMDVFTWSLPFVGEKITDMLIAILNVCSKEELEEEEEEDEIPTTPTSAAEEETAERRTLIKNKILAVGRMSRVFALLREEAERVSELKSSQTAKLPYGSLVLSSEAAKDAIANFDDARKVDIENERLPPDLIDADEAGPASPAEGARVSSPAFEDMASPGSPASPATPSSPIAGGHRRGHSRTSSLGTTMSSPSNRRRSLESTVSMIREALEGTDAADDKHLEKLANDITSPVSPKGTDPPAQARFANK from the coding sequence ATGACTACCCCTGCGCAGGTCGACAGGCAGCAGAGGCTTGTCAAGGCCATCGGCCAAATCACCAACAAGCCCGCACCCCCCGAGATTGATTTCACCATTCACACCACTGATGATGGAGCCCAGGTCAGTACGCAGGAGCGTGTCATCAAAGATGTGCAGGCACCTGCATTCCAGAAGCCCACCGATGAACAGTTCTTCAGCGCCAAAGACCCCTCCAAACCAGACATTGCCTTCCTCAAGAATCATTTCTACCGTGAGGGTCGTCTGACCGATGATCAGGCTCGCTTCATTCTCACAAGAGCCACCGAGATTTTACGTCAGGAACCCAATCTGCTCGAAGTCGATGCACCCATCACCGTTTGCGGTGATATTCACGGACAGTATTATGACCTCATGAAGCTCTTTGAAGTGGGTGGCAACCCCGCCGATACCCGTTATCTCTTCTTGGGAGACTACGTCGACCGCGGCTACTTTTCGATCGAGTGCGTCCTCTACCTCTGGGCTTTGAAGATCTGGTATCCGGATacgctcttcctccttcgtggcaatcacgaatgtcgcCATCTGACCGACTACTTCAccttcaagctcgagtgcAAGCACAAGTATTCCGAGGAAATTTACGACCTTTGCATGGAGTCGTTTTGTACACTGCCGCTTGCCGCTGTCATGAACAAGCAGTTCCTCTGTATCCACGGCGGTCTCTCTCCCGAGCTCCAGACCCTCGACGATCTTCGCAGCATCGACCGCTTCCGCGAGCCGCCTACACATGGTCTCATGTGCGACATTCTCTGGGCTGATCCACTCGAGGACTTTGGCTCTGAGAAGACCAACGAGAGCTTCATCCACAACCACGTCCGAGGTTGCTCTTACTTCTTCACCTACAACGCTGCCTGTCAATTCCTCGAGCGCAATCAGCTACTGTCCATCATCCGAGCGCACGAAGCCCAAGACGCCGGATATCGCATGTACCGCAAAACAAAGACCACAGGCTTTCCCTCGGTCATGACAATCTTCTCAGCACCCAACTACCTCGACGTCTACAACAACAAGGCCGCCGTCCTCAAGTACGAAAACAACGTCATGAACATTCGCCAATTCAACTGCACCCCACATCCTTACTGGCTACCCAACTTCATGGACGTCTTCACATGGAGTTTGCCATTCGTCGGTGAAAAGATCACCGACATGCTCATTGCCATTCTCAACGTCTGCAGCAAagaggagctcgaggaggaggaagaggaggacgagatcCCCACCACACCCACTTCTGCAGCTGAAGAAGAGACCGCCGAGCGCAGAACGCtcatcaagaacaagatCCTCGCTGTGGGCCGTATGTCTCGTGTCTTTGCCCTGTTGCGTGAGGAGGCCGAACGCGTATCAGAGCTCAAGTCATCCCAGACCGCCAAGCTGCCGTACGGCTCGTTGGTGCTCAGCTCcgaggctgccaaggacGCCATTGCCAATTTCGACGATGCTCGAAAGGTAGACATTGAGAACGAGCGTCTGCCCCCCGACTTgatcgacgccgacgaggcTGGACCTGCTTCACCTGCCGAAGGAGCACGTGTCTCGTCGCCCGCTTTCGAAGACATGGCTTCCCCGGGCAGCCCGGCATCGCCTGCcacgccaagctcgcccaTTGCTGGTGGTCACCGCCGTGGACACTCGAGGACAAGCAGTCTGGGAACGACCATGTCGAGTCCCTCAAACCGTCGCCGTTCGCTGGAGTCAACCGTAAGCATGATTCGTGAGGCGCTCGAAGGTACGGATGCAGCAGATGACAAGCACctcgagaagcttgccAATGACATCACCTCGCCGGTCTCGCCAAAGGGTACCGATCCTCCAGCGCAAGCCCGCTTCGCCAACAAGTGA
- a CDS encoding putative mac1p interacting protein, whose product MSTIAHSLRDYRSPTRSQLFAHAFSLPAGESPIADAEITSSVLSLSAATKDGLQEDQVYAGRLTLTQSFLCFASQGDRGRSCRMNLPLWCVRRVERLNTKGTVFALSIVVWHGMKIILQLNALRPTCEHFCAILRDQLRAQLGNMKLLKPFLAGCYSEFLISDDLSDPKGKRAVTDSSLTPASETEDPSTDTSAGAAAIALAQASADKEPLKYQAGLGATFGFPGDARKLREKSKLKLWRDYILAHGRNLTLLRYPQFLRLVQVGLPNRLRGEIWELTSGSIYNRFAHAGEYQAILKRYEGITSTSTEEIEKDLNRSLPEYPAYQTPEGIETLRRVLVAYSWKNPELGYCQAMNIVVAAILIYMSEEQCFWLLDTLCERLLPGYYTQSMSGTLLDQKVFENLVQRTLPMIHEHFVKTDIQLSVASLPWFLSLYINSMPMIFAFRIVDCFMAMGPKVLFQVGLAILKINGEELLQVTDDGAFINLIKNYFRSLGDSAHPNSTNPRHRQITNFQELLVVAFREFGIITDETIASERRRFRQEIVQEIEMFAKRSAIRNLKNHGRFSKEQIGLIYDQVVESIYRARHAPGAVSDAKVNPNAGIVANDPKEVMEKALAREMSKESSEEALNDYKEMRIDLKTFRLFLGEVATWARDEYIVSNGFQERVERRVPEHETVARLFRFWDKEKRGTLSLQDIVSGLDAIMFNQDDVMANIQWFFELHSEGRPSLTKDEILRLSESLLFFFRNEPNDGYLGAVSQLIAQAFEHGGEGSYEKKALASAVAPNAST is encoded by the coding sequence ATGTCGACCATAGCGCACTCGTTGCGTGACTACCGCTCTCCAACTCGGTCCCAGCTCTTCGCTCACGCCTTCTCTCTTCCCGCGGGCGAATCGCCTATCGCAGATGCGGAGATCACTTCGTCGGTGCTGTCACTGTCGGCGGCCACCAAGGATGGCCTGCAGGAGGATCAGGTCTATGCAGGACGATTGACGCTCACTCAATCCTTTCTTTGCTTTGCAAGCCAGGGTGACCGTGGCCGCAGCTGCCGGATGAACCTTCCACTCTGGTGTGTCCGCCGAGTCGAACGTCTCAACACCAAAGGCACTGTGTTTGCTCTCAGCATTGTCGTGTGGCATGGAATGAAGATTATCCTTCAGCTCAATGCGCTACGTCCTACCTGTGAGCACTTTTGTGCTATTCTGCGCGACCAGCTCCGCGCACAACTAGGCAACATGAAGCTTCTCAAGCCTTTCCTAGCAGGCTGCTACAGCGAGTTTCTCATCTCAGACGATCTTTCAGATCCAAAGGGCAAGCGAGCCGTCACGGATTCCTCTCTCACGCCAGCATCCGAGACAGAGGATCCTTCTACCGACACTTCcgctggtgcagctgcgataGCCTTAGCACAAGCGTCTGCGGACAAAGAACCTCTAAAGTATCAAGCGGGGCTGGGTGCAACATTTGGCTTTCCAGGCGATGCTCGCAAGCTGCGGGAAAagagcaagctcaagctttGGCGAGACTACATTCTGGCGCACGGTCGTAACCTTACACTGCTACGATATCCACAATTCCTGCGACTGGTTCAAGTGGGTCTGCCCAATCGTCTCCGCGGAGAGATCTGGGAGCTCACGAGTGGATCCATCTACAACCGATTCGCGCATGCTGGCGAGTACCAAGCCATTCTCAAACGATACGAAGGCATCAccagcacaagcaccgaGGAGATCGAAAAGGACCTCAATCGCAGTCTGCCAGAATACCCGGCGTACCAGACGCCTGAAGGCATCGAAACACTACGTCGAGTCTTGGTAGCGTACAGCTGGAAGAATCCGGAGCTTGGTTACTGCCAGGCGATGAACATTGTGGTGGCTGCCATTCTGATCTACATGAGCGAGGAGCAGTGCTTCTGGttgctcgacacgctctgcgagcggctgctgccgggCTATTACACACAATCCATGTCTGGcacgctgctcgaccaaAAAGTATTCGAAAATCTGGTGCAGCGTACCTTACCCATGATTCACGAACACTTTGTCAAGACTGATATACAGCTGAGTGTAGCGTCACTGCCTTGGTTTCTATCGCTGTACATCAACTCGATGCCCATGATCTTTGCCTTCCGCATCGTTGACTGCTTCATGGCCATGGGGCCCAAGGTGCTCTTCCAGGTGGGACTTGCCATCCTCAAAATCAACGGCGAAGAGCTTCTCCAGGTGACCGACGATGGCGCCTTCATCAATCTAATCAAGAACTACTTCCGGTCGCTGGGAGACAGCGCGCACCCGAACAGCACCAACCCGCGTCACCGACAGATCACCAACTTTCAggagctgctggtggtcGCCTTCCGCGAATTTGGTATCATCACGGACGAGACGATTGCAAGCGAGCGTCGGCGATTCCGACAAGAAATTGTGCAAGAGATCGAGATGTTTGCCAAGCGTAGCGCTATCCGCAACCTCAAGAATCACGGCCGATTTTCCAAGGAGCAGATCGGGCTCATCTACGACCAAGTGGTGGAATCTATCTATCGTGCAAGGCACGCACCGGGAGCGGTAAGCGACGCCAAAGTCAATCCGAATGCCGGCATTGTAGCCAACGATCCCAAAGAGGTAATGGAGAAGGCGCTTGCACgcgagatgagcaaggAGAGCAGTGAAGAGGCGCTCAACGACTACAAGGAGATGCGGATCGATCTCAAGACCTTCCGGCTTTTCTTGGGTGAGGTTGCGACGTGGGCACGAGACGAGTACATAGTCTCCAACGGCTTCCAAGAGCGAGTAGAGAGACGTGTGCCAGAGCACGAGACGGTTGCGCGTCTATTTCGATTTTGGGACAAGGAGAAGCGCGGCACGCTCTCGTTGCAGGACATTGTAAGCGGGTTGGATGCCATCATGTTTAATCAGGACGACGTGATGGCCAACATCCAGTGGTTCTTTGAACTGCACTCGGAGGGCCGGCCATCTCTGACTAAGGACGAAATATTGCGTCTGAGcgagtcgctgctgttTTTCTTCCGCAATGAGCCCAACGACGGCTACCTGGGCGCCGTGTCGCAGCTCATCGCCCAAGCATTCGAGCACGGCGGTGAAGGAAGCTacgagaagaaggcgcTGGCGTCCGCAGTGGCACCAAATGCTTCCACGTAA
- a CDS encoding putative 5-methyltetrahydropteroyltriglutamate-homocysteine S-methyltransferase: MATSAVLGYPRIGPQREVKKALEAYWGGKSSQEELLKVAKEQRLQTYKFIKDAGVDVVPTGTFSLYDHVLDASNTFNLIPENYAKSGLDALDTYFAMARGHQKNGVDLPATEMQKWFDSNYHYLVPELSESTEFKINNTKPIDDFVEAKEAGYNARPVLVGPVTLLALGKPGKDAKDAELDPVSLLSKLAPVYGELLAKLGEAGAEWVQIDEPVLVLDRAQQYAAEFKAAYETIAQAAPSVKIMIATYFNKLESNLEIVKTLPVAGLHIDLDRAPEQLDEVLAAFVNTKHVVSLGLVSGRNIWKTDLSAALKIAQKAVEKLGDASRVQIASSSSLLHTPITIANEKKLSAEVLDWFSFANEKCAEIATLAAALRDPSSAADALAVNEKSIKARRDFEKNSDPAVRERVANIKEEDLARKSPFNVRKEVQKEHLALPIFPTTTIGSFPQTKEIRQYRARFNKSEITKEEYEKFLEDEIKMVVEKQEALNLDVLVHGEPERNDMVQYFGELLDGFVFTQNAWVQSFGSRYVRPPVVVSDVSRPAPMTVRWSSYAQSLTKKPMKGMLTGPVTILNWSFPRADISKEVQSKQIALALRDEVIDLEKAGVRAVQVDEPAIREGLPLRQKDWAGYLRWAVDSFRLSTSGCSDAMNIASHFCYSDFSLIMKSIIELDADMISIEHSKSGEHLLGAFKKVGYPSHIGPGVFDIHSPRVPSKDEMVGRIKAMAEVLPKDSIWVNPDCGLKTRTWEECTAQLTNMVAAAEECRQTLA; this comes from the exons ATGGC TACTTCCGCCGTCCTCGGTTACCCCCGCATTGGTCCTCAGCGTGAGGTCAAGAAGGCTCTTGAGGCCTACTGGGGAGGTAAGTCTTCCCAGGAGGAGCTCCTCAAGGTCGCCAAGGAGCAGCGTCTCCAGACCTACAAGTTCATCAAGGATGCTGGTGTCGATGTTGTGCCCACCGGTACCTTCTCGCTCTACGACCACGTCCTGGACGCCTCCAACACCTTCAACCTTATTCCAGAGAACTACGCCAAGTCTGGCCTTGATGCTCTCGACACCTACTTCGCCATGGCCCGTGGCCACCAGAAGAACGGTGTCGACCTTCCCGCCACCGAAATGCAGAAGTGGTTCGACTCGAACTACCACTACCTCGTCCCCGAACTGAGCGAGTCCACCGAGTTCAAGATTAACAACACCAAGCCCATCGACGACTTTGTTGAGGCCAAGGAGGCCGGCTACAACGCCCGCCCCGTCCTCGTCGGTCCCGTCACCCTCCTCGCCCTTGGTAAGCCCGGCAAGGACGCCAAGgacgccgagctcgacccCGTCTCGCTCCTCAGCAAGCTTGCCCCCGTCTACGGTGAATtgctcgccaaactcggcGAGGCCGGTGCCGAGTGGGTCCAGATTGATGAGCCCGTCCTCGTTCTTGACCGTGCCCAGCAGTACGCCGCCGAGTTCAAGGCCGCCTACGAGACCATCGCTCAGGCTGCCCCCTCGGTCAAGATCATGATTGCTACCTActtcaacaagctcgagtcCAACCTCGAGATCGTCAAGACCCTCCCCGTCGCTGGTCTCCAcatcgatcttgaccgTGCTcctgagcagctcgacgaggtcCTCGCCGCCTTCGTTAACACCAAGCACGTCGTCTCGCTCGGTCTCGTCTCCGGCCGTAACATCTGGAAAACTGACCTCAGCGCTGCCCTCAAGATTGCCCAGAAGGccgtcgagaagctcggcgaCGCTTCGCGTGTTCAGAttgcttcttcgtcctcgctcCTCCACACCcccatcaccatcgccaacgagaagaagctgaGCGCTGAGGTGCTCGACTGGTTCTCGTTCGCCAACGAGAAGTGTGCTGAGATTGCCAccctcgctgctgctctccGCGACCCAAGCTCGGCCGCCGACGCTCTCGCCGTCAACGAGAAGAGCATCAAGGCCCGTCGCGACTTTGAGAAGAACTCTGACCCCGCCGTTCGTGAACGCGTTGCCAACATCAAGGAGGAGGACCTCGCCCGCAAGTCGCCTTTCAACGTGCGAAAGGAGGTTCAGAAGGAGCACCTTGCGCTCCCCATCTTccccaccaccaccatcggcTCTTTCCCCCAGACCAAGGAGATCCGTCAGTACCGTGCGCGTTTCAACAAGTCCGAGATCACCAAGGAGGAGTACGAAAAGTTCctcgaagacgagatcaagatggtcgtcgagaagcaggaGGCCCTCAACCTCGACGTGCTCGTTCACGGTGAGCCCGAGCGTAACGACATGGTCCAGTACTTCggtgagctgctcgacggtTTCGTCTTCACCCAGAACGCCTGGGTCCAGTCGTTCGGTTCGCGATACGTTCGTCCCCCCGTTGTCGTCTCGGACGTCAGCCGTCCTGCTCCCATGACTGTGCGCTGGTCGTCGTACGCTCAGAGCCTCACCAAGAAGCCCATGAAGGGTATGCTTACTGGTCCCGTCACCATCCTCAACTGGTCGTTCCCTCGTGCCGACATCAGCAAGGAGGTACAGTCCAAGCAGATCGCCCTCGCCCTCCgcgacgaggtcatcgacCTCGAGAAGGCCGGTGTTCGTGCCGTTCAGGTCGACGAGCCCGCCATTCGTGAGGGTCTGCCGCTCCGCCAGAAGGACTGGGCTGGTTACCTGCGATGGGCTGTCGACTCGTTCCGTCTCTCCACTTCGGGTTGCTCGGACGCCATGAACATCGCCTCGCACTTCTGCTACTCGGACTTCTCGCTCATTATGAAGTCgatcatcgagctcgatgccgatATGATCTCGATTGAGCACTCCAAGTCCGGTGAGCACCTTCTCGGTGCCTTCAAGAAGGTTGGCTACCCCTCGCACATTGGCCCTGGTGTCTTTGACATCCACTCGCCCCGTGTGCCCAGCAaggacgagatggtgggCCGCATCAAGGCCATGGCCGAGGTGCTTCCCAAGGACTCGATCTGGGTCAACCCCGACTGTGGTCTCAAGACCCGAACCTGGGAGGAGTGCACTGCCCAGCTCACCAACATGGTTGCTGCCGCTGAGGAGTGCCGCCAGACCCTTGCTTAA